A single window of Thermocrinis jamiesonii DNA harbors:
- a CDS encoding helicase HerA domain-containing protein produces the protein MILQKLLEDVSSAKESVKIVSAWIRGEILEELIRAIKPKVKLEVILRAGEKKDLEISDYRVFKAVRDFGGEIYINPRLHAKFVIVDDKKAYVGSANLTYTGVMEGNLEAVVSLEDRAKIKELLDLWEVVKKESVKIDKRTVAVVIRSYSSTELDVLLLEELPEQSFLKVNTEKGFLVCKINHINSLGMENLLQNVKMVQKDWVVALINSMAEESGRIKVGRVHMVCEYVRTKEEEKESSFGVPLRVLDVGTQLLKMDEEEELLELMSTNMSGYPMDVKVFAGRLFGVKTPAYLDLTKIASMHMAVLGTTGSGKTTFVARLLKNIKDLNYAQVFVIDLFGEYHKRLGDDNLEYVKIPYTLFPICVDDVKELFKRYGIDISEKSTEEKSFFGKIRKLLKPDLRKIAYSERSLEDMLLDAPKDIKEYSQELLELLSRDFGEESTRNQKDVWQKATQIVSSQRGIVLCDLSDLIDPESRLNIVGLIMKEIFLSSMKDGKRRLVVLEEAHNFAPERGATDLPTGRENIALQMTKRIALEGRKFGVGLIAITQRPANLNKYILSQMNTQAIFRLVTKNDLDAVSVFFGERDWKLLNLLPLLKPGTLYLSGLAVPFGMLLEIEL, from the coding sequence ATGATCCTCCAGAAATTATTGGAAGATGTATCCTCTGCGAAAGAATCTGTAAAGATAGTCTCCGCTTGGATTAGGGGGGAGATTTTGGAAGAGCTCATAAGGGCAATAAAGCCCAAAGTAAAGTTGGAGGTTATACTCAGAGCTGGCGAAAAAAAGGACCTTGAAATAAGCGACTACAGAGTTTTTAAAGCAGTTAGAGATTTTGGCGGTGAGATCTACATAAATCCGAGGTTGCATGCAAAGTTTGTAATAGTGGATGACAAGAAGGCTTACGTAGGTTCTGCCAACCTTACCTATACGGGAGTTATGGAGGGCAACTTAGAAGCGGTGGTGAGTTTAGAAGATAGAGCTAAAATTAAAGAGCTTTTGGACCTTTGGGAAGTTGTAAAGAAGGAATCGGTAAAGATAGACAAAAGGACAGTGGCGGTAGTTATAAGGTCTTACTCTTCCACAGAACTGGACGTGCTTCTTTTGGAGGAATTACCCGAGCAAAGTTTCTTAAAAGTAAATACAGAAAAAGGTTTTCTGGTTTGCAAGATAAACCACATAAACAGCTTAGGCATGGAAAACCTTTTGCAAAACGTGAAAATGGTGCAAAAAGACTGGGTTGTTGCATTGATAAACAGTATGGCGGAAGAAAGTGGAAGGATAAAAGTTGGAAGAGTTCATATGGTTTGTGAATATGTAAGAACCAAAGAGGAGGAAAAAGAAAGCTCTTTTGGTGTTCCCTTGAGGGTTTTGGACGTTGGAACGCAGTTATTGAAAATGGACGAAGAGGAAGAGCTTTTGGAGCTTATGAGCACCAACATGTCGGGCTACCCTATGGACGTTAAAGTATTTGCAGGAAGGTTGTTTGGAGTTAAAACTCCAGCTTACTTAGACCTTACAAAGATTGCCAGTATGCACATGGCGGTCTTAGGCACCACAGGCTCTGGAAAAACCACCTTTGTAGCAAGGCTTTTAAAAAACATAAAAGACCTAAACTACGCACAGGTGTTTGTTATAGACCTGTTTGGAGAATACCATAAAAGGCTTGGAGATGACAATCTGGAGTATGTGAAAATTCCCTATACCCTATTTCCAATATGCGTGGATGATGTAAAGGAGCTTTTCAAAAGGTATGGAATTGATATAAGTGAAAAATCTACAGAAGAGAAAAGCTTTTTTGGAAAAATAAGAAAGCTTTTAAAACCAGACTTGAGAAAAATAGCCTACAGCGAAAGGTCTTTGGAGGATATGCTCTTGGACGCACCCAAGGACATCAAAGAATACTCCCAAGAGCTTTTAGAACTACTCTCAAGGGACTTTGGGGAAGAATCTACAAGAAATCAGAAAGATGTCTGGCAAAAGGCTACGCAAATCGTTAGCTCTCAAAGGGGAATAGTTTTGTGTGATCTGAGTGACCTTATTGATCCAGAGTCTCGCCTTAACATTGTGGGGCTTATTATGAAAGAAATATTCCTCTCCTCTATGAAGGATGGAAAAAGAAGATTGGTAGTTCTTGAAGAGGCTCACAACTTTGCACCAGAAAGAGGAGCCACAGATTTGCCCACAGGAAGAGAAAACATAGCCTTGCAGATGACAAAAAGAATCGCCCTTGAAGGGAGAAAGTTTGGAGTTGGGCTTATAGCCATAACCCAAAGACCAGCAAACCTAAACAAATACATACTCTCCCAAATGAACACTCAAGCCATTTTTAGGCTTGTGACGAAAAACGATTTGGATGCGGTGTCTGTATTCTTTGGAGAAAGGGATTGGAAGCTTTTGAATTTACTGCCTTTGCTTAAACCGGGCACGTTATACCTTAGTGGGTTGGCTGTTCCCTTTGGTATGCTCTTAGAAATTGAGCTTTAA
- the murI gene encoding glutamate racemase: MKIGIFDSGVGGLTVLKALREELPSVDFFYLGDTARVPYGGKSKETIQRYSLECAEFLLSFGVELLVVACNTASAYALEALKDKLSIPVIGVIQPGVEKAIKISKQKKIGVIGTRGTIQSKAYQKLLESYGAQVFAKACPLFVPLVEEGILNGTIAKSVIEYYLQELKGKIDTLILGCTHYPLLKEPIKQFMGEVDVVDSAEAVAKKVSQIARNEGEGNLRLFFTDNSPNLRAMIRLILGQDLKFEIVPVLCRL; the protein is encoded by the coding sequence ATGAAAATTGGTATCTTTGACTCGGGTGTAGGTGGATTAACTGTTTTAAAGGCACTTAGGGAAGAGCTACCCTCTGTGGATTTTTTTTACTTGGGGGACACGGCCCGGGTCCCCTACGGAGGCAAGTCCAAGGAAACTATTCAAAGATACAGCCTTGAGTGTGCGGAGTTTTTGCTTTCCTTTGGTGTAGAGCTTTTGGTAGTTGCCTGCAACACCGCCAGCGCTTATGCTCTGGAGGCTTTGAAAGACAAACTTTCCATTCCAGTAATAGGGGTAATACAGCCAGGAGTGGAAAAGGCTATAAAAATTTCCAAACAAAAGAAGATCGGGGTAATAGGAACACGGGGCACAATTCAAAGCAAGGCCTATCAAAAGCTTTTGGAAAGCTATGGCGCACAGGTTTTTGCAAAGGCTTGTCCTTTGTTTGTCCCACTGGTAGAAGAAGGCATACTAAACGGAACCATAGCTAAAAGCGTTATAGAATACTATCTTCAGGAGCTGAAAGGTAAGATAGACACACTTATACTTGGTTGCACCCATTACCCTCTCCTGAAAGAGCCTATAAAACAGTTTATGGGAGAGGTGGATGTGGTAGATTCGGCAGAAGCGGTTGCTAAGAAGGTTAGTCAGATAGCAAGGAATGAGGGTGAAGGTAACCTAAGGCTTTTCTTTACAGACAATTCTCCTAACCTTAGAGCTATGATAAGGCTAATACTTGGACAGGATCTGAAGTTTGAAATAGTGCCAGTTCTTTGTAGGCTTTAG
- a CDS encoding c-type cytochrome has protein sequence MKKVFVLLMVGLASVSFASEQLAKQKGCMACHDLKAKKVGPSYADVAKRYAGKPDAVNYLAGKIKKGGAGVWGPVPMPPQNVTDAEAQQLAKWILSVK, from the coding sequence ATGAAGAAGGTTTTCGTGCTCTTGATGGTAGGCCTTGCAAGTGTGTCTTTTGCCAGTGAGCAACTTGCTAAGCAAAAGGGCTGTATGGCGTGCCACGACCTGAAGGCAAAGAAAGTAGGCCCATCCTATGCAGACGTAGCTAAAAGGTATGCGGGCAAACCAGACGCTGTGAATTACTTGGCTGGTAAGATCAAAAAGGGTGGAGCTGGAGTTTGGGGTCCTGTGCCTATGCCTCCTCAGAACGTGACTGATGCAGAAGCCCAGCAACTTGCTAAGTGGATTCTGAGCGTAAAATAA
- a CDS encoding efflux RND transporter periplasmic adaptor subunit produces MILLSLISLLMFSFGFSQEVEVHAIVKGVVKKIYVKEGQRVEKGQLLVEIDPSLYLSEIERLRAQLLAQRLKLDKVERDFKRYESLYERGLLSRSEYEDWKNKYEREQAVYQSIQSELKGLEKLVEYCRIVSPTKGVVKRLLVRENSFVNGKMSPHLLMVIEDR; encoded by the coding sequence ATGATTTTATTAAGTCTGATTAGTCTTTTGATGTTTTCCTTTGGTTTTTCTCAGGAAGTGGAAGTTCATGCTATAGTCAAGGGGGTAGTGAAAAAGATCTATGTGAAAGAAGGGCAAAGAGTAGAAAAAGGCCAACTGCTTGTGGAGATAGATCCTTCCCTTTATCTTTCGGAGATTGAAAGACTTAGAGCACAGCTCTTAGCCCAAAGGCTAAAACTTGACAAAGTTGAAAGGGATTTCAAGAGGTATGAAAGCCTTTACGAGAGGGGGTTACTCTCAAGAAGTGAATACGAAGATTGGAAGAACAAATATGAGAGGGAACAAGCCGTGTATCAGTCTATCCAATCTGAGCTCAAAGGTTTGGAAAAGTTAGTGGAGTACTGCAGAATAGTTTCTCCTACCAAGGGTGTGGTAAAAAGGTTGCTGGTCAGAGAAAACTCCTTTGTAAATGGAAAGATGAGCCCCCATCTTCTAATGGTTATTGAGGATAGGTGA
- a CDS encoding copper resistance protein B, protein MMRQIFFVIFIPILTFGQEFYPIEPMHPIRYWGVFVDKLEYREKEKNLNLELDSFYGGDYHKLWLSLEAKKELKRGDWEFERADLLFGKAISSFFDIRVGGGYAGKKDEGRTRLAVELVGLAPYWFETELSFYLTHKGEPYGKLKAEYDLLLTQRLVLQPEVEVLASAKTIEPLEIGKGISNVGLSIRLRYEIKREIAPYVGFSWERNYGKTKELRGKVEESTFLVGLRMWF, encoded by the coding sequence ATGATGAGGCAAATATTTTTTGTAATTTTTATACCTATTCTGACCTTTGGGCAGGAGTTCTATCCCATAGAGCCTATGCATCCAATAAGGTATTGGGGTGTTTTTGTGGATAAGTTGGAATACAGAGAAAAGGAAAAAAACCTAAATTTAGAGCTTGATTCTTTTTACGGAGGAGATTATCACAAATTATGGCTTAGTTTAGAAGCAAAGAAAGAACTAAAAAGGGGAGATTGGGAGTTTGAAAGGGCAGACCTGCTCTTTGGAAAGGCTATCTCTAGCTTTTTTGACATAAGGGTTGGGGGTGGCTATGCGGGAAAAAAAGACGAGGGAAGAACCAGGCTTGCAGTAGAATTGGTAGGATTGGCTCCCTATTGGTTTGAAACTGAGCTTAGTTTTTACCTCACTCACAAAGGAGAGCCTTACGGAAAATTAAAAGCAGAGTATGACCTTCTTTTAACCCAAAGATTGGTGCTTCAGCCGGAAGTGGAAGTTTTAGCAAGCGCTAAAACTATAGAACCGCTTGAAATAGGTAAGGGAATAAGCAATGTAGGACTTTCTATCAGGCTAAGGTATGAAATAAAAAGAGAAATAGCTCCTTATGTGGGCTTTTCTTGGGAAAGAAACTACGGAAAAACAAAGGAATTAAGGGGAAAAGTTGAAGAAAGCACTTTTTTAGTAGGATTGAGGATGTGGTTTTAG
- a CDS encoding ArsA family ATPase has translation MFGGKGGVGKSTLACALALRLSEKGSTLLASLDPAHSLSGILGVSVGSEIVQVSPNLHAVEFDAQRIAEQYVTRVLKSLEESVSMSVLEGAKKFASLISSSPTSLETAVFDKLAELLPKYQYVVLDFAPTGQILRFFSSLQMVDEWLNFLVKLGEKQKEIDRFMGRERSLPKLLKERSEKVKFLVQILKTKGLLYAVAREEPLSMQEAELLKRNGFIRTKIVINCHSSADYPFLKVPWVANPYGVERLKEVPIESLIEEE, from the coding sequence ATGTTCGGTGGGAAGGGGGGCGTTGGGAAAAGTACGCTAGCCTGCGCTTTGGCGTTAAGGCTCTCCGAAAAGGGTTCCACCCTTTTGGCTTCCTTAGACCCAGCCCACTCTCTATCTGGGATCTTAGGAGTTTCTGTGGGAAGTGAGATTGTGCAAGTTTCCCCAAACTTACATGCGGTGGAGTTTGACGCTCAAAGGATCGCAGAGCAGTATGTAACCAGAGTTCTAAAAAGTTTGGAAGAGAGTGTATCAATGTCTGTTCTTGAAGGGGCAAAGAAGTTTGCATCTCTCATATCCTCTTCCCCCACTTCCTTAGAAACCGCCGTGTTTGACAAGCTTGCTGAACTTCTCCCTAAGTATCAGTATGTGGTCTTGGACTTTGCTCCAACCGGACAGATTCTAAGGTTTTTTAGTTCCCTACAGATGGTGGATGAGTGGCTAAATTTTCTTGTCAAGCTTGGAGAAAAACAGAAAGAGATAGACAGGTTTATGGGAAGAGAAAGAAGCTTACCAAAGCTCTTAAAAGAAAGGTCTGAAAAAGTAAAGTTTTTGGTTCAAATCTTAAAGACTAAAGGCTTACTCTATGCAGTAGCAAGGGAAGAGCCCCTCTCAATGCAAGAGGCAGAACTGTTGAAAAGAAACGGGTTTATAAGAACAAAGATAGTCATAAACTGCCATTCTTCCGCTGACTACCCTTTTTTGAAAGTCCCATGGGTAGCCAATCCTTACGGTGTGGAAAGACTAAAAGAAGTCCCAATAGAAAGTTTGATAGAAGAAGAGTGA
- the dtd gene encoding D-aminoacyl-tRNA deacylase has translation MRVLVQRVKESWVVVDGKEVARIGKGLNLLLGIRVGDTEQLADKLVEKVVNLRIFEDERGKFNYSLLDVGGSALVVSQFTLYANTQRGRRPSFEEAEKPERARQLYEYFVKKLSEYVPVQAGIFGAHMEVFILNDGPVTILLEL, from the coding sequence ATGCGAGTGTTGGTGCAAAGAGTAAAAGAGTCGTGGGTTGTGGTTGATGGAAAAGAGGTTGCAAGAATAGGAAAGGGATTGAATCTATTGCTTGGTATAAGGGTGGGAGATACGGAACAGTTGGCAGACAAGCTCGTGGAGAAGGTAGTAAATTTGAGAATATTTGAAGATGAAAGGGGAAAGTTTAATTATTCTTTACTGGACGTGGGTGGTTCTGCACTGGTGGTTTCCCAATTTACCCTCTACGCAAATACTCAAAGGGGCAGAAGGCCAAGCTTTGAAGAAGCAGAAAAGCCCGAAAGGGCAAGACAGCTTTACGAGTACTTTGTAAAGAAGCTTTCCGAATATGTGCCGGTTCAGGCAGGCATCTTTGGTGCTCACATGGAGGTTTTTATCCTAAACGACGGCCCAGTTACTATACTATTAGAGCTTTAA
- a CDS encoding DUF411 domain-containing protein, translated as MSLVFFFVFSLFAFAKPEITAYYNPNCGCCTSYFSKLEKEGFKINKVKVSYEELDRIKSKLNIPINLRSCHTMVYDGRFIEGHVPPEGVRLVLRDKNIKGVGSPHGIKSGKGGYEDKYEVVK; from the coding sequence ATGAGCTTGGTTTTCTTTTTCGTCTTTTCGCTTTTTGCCTTTGCAAAACCAGAGATAACAGCTTACTACAATCCAAACTGTGGATGTTGCACGTCTTACTTTTCCAAGTTGGAAAAGGAGGGGTTCAAAATCAATAAAGTCAAAGTTTCTTACGAGGAATTGGATAGAATAAAAAGCAAGCTGAACATTCCTATAAACCTAAGGTCTTGCCACACTATGGTCTATGATGGAAGATTCATAGAGGGTCATGTGCCACCGGAGGGTGTAAGGTTAGTTCTTAGGGACAAAAACATAAAAGGTGTTGGTTCTCCTCACGGAATCAAGAGCGGGAAAGGTGGATACGAAGATAAATACGAGGTGGTAAAATGA
- a CDS encoding DUF2231 domain-containing protein: MIKILLVLALGLSIALSHEKVPTQELKPEEKIHYPPVVKLHPPTTHFSIALPTILFLVSAFYSLTKRRERDIIIALSLLSFFAIAGSVTTGYIAHESMANIPIEEKAQEILHTHQSVGFVLLGLSLAVFLFSFLINKNPAFRILHLILCLALVLGVFYQGNLGGTLVYEYSVGVPVR, from the coding sequence ATGATAAAGATACTGTTGGTTCTGGCTTTAGGTCTAAGCATTGCACTATCCCACGAAAAAGTGCCAACCCAAGAGTTAAAGCCCGAAGAAAAAATCCACTATCCGCCGGTGGTTAAGCTACATCCGCCCACCACTCACTTTTCAATAGCCCTACCTACTATCCTTTTCTTGGTATCTGCTTTTTACTCTCTGACTAAAAGAAGAGAAAGGGACATCATCATAGCCCTTTCCCTTCTGAGCTTTTTTGCTATAGCTGGCTCTGTAACAACTGGTTATATTGCCCACGAAAGCATGGCAAACATTCCCATAGAAGAAAAAGCGCAAGAGATCCTTCACACGCACCAAAGCGTAGGGTTTGTTTTGCTTGGTTTGTCTTTGGCGGTGTTTTTGTTTAGTTTTTTAATAAACAAAAATCCTGCGTTTAGAATTTTGCATTTAATTCTCTGTCTTGCTTTGGTTTTAGGAGTATTCTATCAGGGCAACCTTGGAGGCACGCTGGTTTATGAATATTCGGTGGGGGTGCCTGTAAGATAA
- a CDS encoding BadF/BadG/BcrA/BcrD ATPase family protein: protein MIVGIDVGSTTCKYVLVDDNGKILDKAYERHNTKTAEKVLEFLQRLEKHYGLTAGRDRVYFTGSGATLLAPLVGGKFVQEVVAVSTAVEKLHPDVRFVSEIGGEDMKAIFFKEVEGKRVKQVFMQNACAGGTGTFIEKTARKLGIPQEKLSSMGYIGYSLHKVSAKCGIFAEADVNTLQKAGVPAEEIMASLFEAVVYQNLTQLTKGNTPMYKVLLLGGPNLFFKGLQEAWKVHLRRIWKERNIIDCSEEEMDQLVVVPENSLYYASLGCVFYAMEEEGGYYQGLEKLKWWIEEGQYEEKLREGRKGLVSSKEELEEFLKEYEGQYKVITPKKVKRIAIGCDFGSTTAKAVCVSEDGEPVFSCYQLSKGNPIEDAKGIFRQIKDFFGEDVEVIGLGLTGYGKDLLKDVLGADYAVVETVAHATGALKFFPDADCICDVGGVDVKILILRNGSVVDFRLNSQCSSGNGAFLQGVAERFGIPLQEIASLAFTAKAIPSFTMGCGVFLQSDIVNQQRKGWKAEEILAGLCYILPMNVWIYAGNINNLAQIGRKFVLQGGTHKNLAVVKAQRDFIRSKVPGAEVVVHPYPGEAGALGVALLALEAKGRTRFRGFEVIENLTYKTTTSADTVCRWCPMNCQRTFIDVYVGEGEGRSWSKVPLEKGWLRLIVGNACPKGLVEDEQELKVLQQELRRVQNEFPNLSQIAKKEAFKPRRKQKIH from the coding sequence ATGATAGTCGGTATAGATGTAGGTAGCACTACCTGCAAGTATGTTTTGGTGGACGATAACGGAAAGATATTGGACAAAGCCTACGAGAGACACAATACGAAGACCGCCGAAAAGGTTTTGGAGTTTTTGCAAAGACTTGAAAAGCATTACGGTTTGACCGCTGGCAGAGACAGGGTCTACTTTACGGGCTCTGGTGCTACGCTGTTGGCTCCGTTGGTGGGTGGTAAGTTTGTTCAAGAAGTGGTAGCAGTTTCTACTGCGGTGGAAAAACTACATCCGGACGTGAGGTTTGTAAGTGAAATAGGTGGGGAGGACATGAAGGCTATCTTTTTTAAGGAGGTGGAGGGCAAAAGGGTAAAGCAGGTGTTTATGCAGAATGCTTGCGCAGGGGGAACGGGAACTTTTATAGAAAAGACCGCAAGAAAGCTTGGCATTCCACAGGAAAAACTCAGTTCTATGGGATACATAGGCTATAGTCTGCACAAGGTTAGTGCTAAGTGTGGTATATTTGCGGAAGCTGACGTGAATACTCTTCAAAAAGCTGGAGTGCCGGCAGAAGAAATAATGGCATCCCTTTTTGAGGCGGTGGTCTATCAAAATCTGACACAGCTCACAAAGGGAAATACTCCCATGTATAAGGTGCTACTTTTGGGAGGTCCAAACCTATTTTTCAAGGGGCTTCAGGAAGCCTGGAAGGTTCATCTCAGAAGAATCTGGAAGGAAAGAAACATCATTGACTGTTCAGAGGAGGAGATGGATCAGTTGGTTGTAGTTCCTGAAAACTCCCTTTATTACGCTTCACTCGGATGCGTGTTTTACGCCATGGAAGAAGAAGGGGGATACTACCAAGGTTTAGAAAAGCTTAAATGGTGGATAGAAGAGGGGCAATACGAAGAAAAGCTAAGGGAGGGAAGAAAGGGTTTGGTATCTTCCAAAGAAGAACTGGAAGAATTTCTAAAAGAATACGAAGGACAGTACAAAGTTATAACGCCAAAGAAGGTTAAAAGGATCGCAATAGGTTGCGATTTTGGTTCAACTACCGCCAAAGCGGTTTGTGTCTCCGAAGATGGAGAGCCTGTATTTTCCTGCTATCAGCTCAGTAAGGGCAATCCCATAGAGGACGCAAAGGGGATATTTAGACAGATAAAAGATTTCTTTGGGGAGGATGTGGAAGTTATAGGGCTTGGGCTTACTGGTTATGGAAAGGACCTTTTAAAGGATGTGCTCGGTGCGGACTATGCGGTGGTGGAAACTGTCGCTCATGCTACTGGAGCGCTGAAGTTCTTTCCGGATGCAGACTGCATATGTGATGTGGGAGGTGTGGATGTAAAGATCCTGATCCTTAGGAACGGGTCTGTGGTGGATTTTAGATTAAACTCTCAGTGTTCCTCTGGAAATGGTGCCTTTTTGCAGGGCGTGGCAGAAAGGTTTGGCATACCACTGCAGGAGATAGCTTCCTTAGCCTTTACTGCAAAGGCTATTCCAAGCTTTACCATGGGATGTGGAGTGTTCTTGCAGAGCGACATAGTAAATCAGCAAAGGAAGGGGTGGAAGGCAGAGGAGATACTTGCGGGACTGTGTTACATCCTTCCAATGAACGTGTGGATATACGCAGGAAACATAAACAACTTAGCCCAAATAGGTAGGAAGTTTGTCCTTCAGGGTGGAACCCACAAGAACTTGGCAGTTGTAAAGGCCCAGAGGGACTTTATAAGGTCCAAGGTGCCTGGGGCTGAAGTGGTAGTCCATCCCTATCCAGGAGAGGCGGGAGCCCTTGGTGTAGCCCTGCTCGCTTTGGAAGCCAAAGGAAGGACAAGATTTAGAGGCTTTGAAGTTATAGAAAATCTAACCTACAAAACCACCACTTCTGCGGACACAGTTTGTAGGTGGTGTCCTATGAACTGCCAAAGGACGTTCATAGATGTATATGTAGGAGAAGGTGAAGGAAGAAGTTGGAGCAAAGTTCCGTTGGAAAAGGGATGGTTAAGGTTAATAGTTGGCAATGCTTGCCCAAAAGGCTTGGTGGAAGACGAGCAGGAACTAAAGGTATTACAGCAGGAGTTAAGGAGGGTTCAAAATGAGTTTCCTAACCTTTCCCAAATTGCTAAAAAGGAAGCCTTCAAGCCAAGAAGAAAGCAAAAAATCCATTAA
- a CDS encoding copper resistance system multicopper oxidase yields the protein MSWHRRDFLKLMLLFGIAYSVPSFSAFRRLEVADAREKDELLEYTLVVRKEPVEVGQRRGVGTLINSLLPSPLLKFKEGKEVVIHVINEMDEPTSIHWHGLLVPNEMDGVPGVVFPGIPPKSRFTYRFPVVQYGTYWYHSHSLMQEQLGMYGPLILEPKEEDVIKADRDYVIMLSDWTDEDPHRILSNLKKHPGYYNFQKRTLGDFLREAREKGFYPTLKERLMWAQMRMDSRDIADVTGYTYTYLMNGQTTEENPTFLFKPGEKVRLRFINASAATYFNVRIPGLKMTVVQADGQNVYPVDVDEFRIAIAETYDVIVEPKEEKAYAIYAEAMDRSGFVMGTLAPRKGMKAVPPPKREVPELTMEDMGHHGHMGHGHNHHHEGYKMMLDVSKNPFGVDADMVVSNPMPKLDDPGVGLRNQKHKVLTYADLVSAEEYPIGKPERTIEIHLVGNMERFIWRMYSYDGKKLSSRFEDVIPLRYGETVRFVFINHTMMHHPIHLHGMWMYLDNGGDTLNPRKHTIDVKPAEVVEVIVKADAYGNWALHCHILYHMDAGMFRIVKVG from the coding sequence ATGAGCTGGCATAGAAGGGACTTTTTAAAGCTTATGCTTCTTTTTGGCATTGCCTACTCTGTTCCGAGTTTTTCCGCTTTCAGAAGGCTTGAGGTGGCAGATGCCAGAGAAAAGGATGAGCTTTTGGAATATACGTTGGTTGTAAGAAAGGAGCCTGTGGAGGTGGGACAAAGAAGGGGAGTGGGAACTCTGATAAACAGCCTTTTACCCTCACCCCTTCTTAAGTTTAAGGAAGGAAAGGAAGTGGTCATTCATGTGATAAACGAGATGGATGAGCCTACTTCTATCCACTGGCACGGTTTGCTTGTGCCAAATGAGATGGACGGTGTGCCCGGTGTTGTTTTCCCCGGAATACCTCCCAAAAGTAGATTTACTTACAGGTTTCCGGTTGTTCAATATGGCACCTACTGGTATCACTCTCATTCTTTGATGCAAGAGCAGTTGGGTATGTATGGTCCGCTTATTCTGGAGCCGAAGGAAGAGGATGTTATAAAAGCAGATAGGGATTATGTGATCATGCTTTCCGATTGGACGGACGAAGACCCTCACCGTATTCTCTCAAACCTAAAAAAACACCCGGGATATTACAACTTTCAAAAAAGAACTTTGGGGGACTTTTTAAGGGAGGCAAGGGAAAAGGGCTTTTATCCAACCCTAAAAGAAAGGCTCATGTGGGCTCAGATGAGGATGGACTCAAGAGACATAGCAGATGTTACAGGCTATACCTACACCTACCTGATGAACGGCCAAACCACGGAAGAGAATCCAACCTTTCTTTTTAAACCGGGCGAAAAGGTAAGGCTAAGGTTTATAAACGCATCGGCTGCTACCTATTTTAATGTGAGAATACCCGGCTTAAAGATGACAGTGGTCCAAGCGGATGGTCAAAATGTCTATCCGGTGGATGTGGATGAGTTTCGTATTGCTATAGCAGAAACGTACGACGTAATCGTAGAACCAAAAGAAGAAAAAGCCTATGCCATATACGCAGAAGCTATGGACAGGAGCGGTTTTGTTATGGGAACCCTTGCCCCAAGGAAAGGTATGAAAGCAGTCCCACCACCAAAGAGAGAAGTGCCCGAACTGACTATGGAGGATATGGGACATCACGGACACATGGGCCACGGACACAATCATCACCACGAGGGCTATAAGATGATGTTGGATGTGAGTAAAAACCCTTTTGGTGTGGATGCGGACATGGTAGTAAGTAACCCTATGCCAAAGCTTGACGATCCTGGGGTAGGGCTGAGAAATCAAAAGCACAAAGTTCTAACCTACGCAGATCTTGTAAGTGCAGAGGAGTATCCCATAGGAAAACCAGAACGCACCATAGAGATCCATTTGGTAGGAAACATGGAGAGATTCATCTGGAGGATGTATTCTTACGATGGCAAAAAGCTAAGCTCAAGGTTTGAAGATGTAATACCTTTGAGGTATGGAGAAACTGTAAGGTTTGTGTTCATAAATCACACCATGATGCACCATCCTATACACCTTCACGGCATGTGGATGTATTTAGACAACGGGGGAGACACCTTAAACCCAAGAAAGCATACCATAGACGTAAAGCCAGCTGAGGTGGTGGAGGTTATAGTCAAGGCGGATGCCTATGGAAATTGGGCTCTTCATTGCCATATCCTGTATCACATGGACGCAGGAATGTTTAGGATAGTGAAAGTGGGATGA